One Streptosporangium becharense genomic window, CTCCAGTCTGCCCCGGTCCATCGCCGAGAGCCTGCGGGCCCGGCCCGAGCTGGCCTCGGTCGTGGCGTTCCGCGAGACCTCCGCCGAGGTCGGCAAGGCCGGTGAGCGCGGCAGGAAACACGGGGTGGGAGCCTTCAGCGCGGACTCGGGTTACGTCCCGAAGCTCGACGCCGGTTCGCCGGACCTGCTCAAGCCGGGTACCGCGTTCGTCTCCGACGAGCTGTCCGAGGTGCTCAAGGTCGGCGCCGGCGGCCGGATCGCGGTGCGGACGGCCGAGGCGGGCCGGGTGGAGCTCTCGATCGTGGGCGTCTCCGACCGCGACTCCGGCCTGCCCGCGGTGACGCTCGCCGAGCAGGAGTTCGACCGTTACTTCACCGGCGTCGGCGACAGCCGGGTGATGGTCAACTATCGCGACGGCATCGACCCCGACCGGGCGCTGAAGGCGATCGAGGCGGTGGCGCAGCCCTACCCGACGGCCAAGGTCATCAGCTCCACCGAGGTGCGGGGCCAGTTCGACGAGGCGCTCGACATGATGTTGATGATCATCACCGGCCTGCTGGGCCTGGCGGTCCTCATCTCCCTGCTGGGCATCGCCAACACGCTGTCACTGTCGGTGCACGAGCGGACCCGTGAGTCGGCGCTGCTGCGGGCGCTCGGCCTGACCAGACCCCAGCTGCGCCGGATGCTCTCGGTCGAGGCGCTGATCCTGGGCCTCATCGGCGCGCTGGTCGGCGTGGTGCTGGGCATCGTGTTCGGCTGGGTCGCGACGCAGACGATGAGCGACGACGTCGCGTTCCGGCTGCCGGTCCCGCAGATCCTGGCGTTCATGGCGCTGTCCGGCCTGGCCGGGGTGCTCGCCGCGGTGCTGCCCGCCCGGCGCGCGGCACGCGCCTCCATCGTGGACTCACTCGCGAGCGGGTGAGCGGGTGAGCGGGTGAGCCCGTGCGGCGACGACCGTGCGGCGACGACCGGGGTGCCGTCAGCGAGGACGGTGCCCCGGCCACTGCTCGGCCACGGTCTCGGGGTTGAGCAGCGGCCGGATGACGATCTCGCCGGTGGCCCGGTCGATGACGACGCACCCGGCGCCCACCGTGTCGGGGAGGACCCCGGGGTCGTCGGGCTCGGGCTCCCCGCACCAGGCGACGTAGCCCTCCGCGAAGGCGTAGATCCTGATCTCGGCGGTGGAGCCCGGGCCTCGCACCCCGTTGAAGTACTCCTCCGCCACCGCCCTGGCCTGGTCGGGGTTCACAGCCGCCGCCCCTCTCTGTCGATCACGACGCAGAAGACGCCGGTCACCGATTCGTACGGCGGCTCGACGGCCATGTGGCCCCGCTGCGCGTCGATCCAGATCACCTCTCCGTTGAAGTTCACCGCGTTCCACGCGTGACTGCCGCCGGCCGGCCACCGGTTGATGATGATCGCGGCGGAGCCGTGCCCGCCGGCCAGCAGCGCCTGCGCGATGGGGACGTAGGAGTGGCGCCCCTGCCCGACGTACTGGAAGCGCTGGCCCAGCCACCGCTCCGCCCGTAGCACGCCACCGGTCTCACCGCTGAGCAGCGGCTTGCCGAGCCGGTCGTACTCGGGGCGCCGGGGTGCGGCCACGGCCGGTGCCCCGTACCAGGTGGAGAGCACCGCCAGTGCGCAGTCGACGGCGTTGGTCGCCCGGAACGGGTCGTCCGCGGGCCCGGTACCGTTGATCATCCTGATCCACATGCCGCGTGGGTCGGGGAAGCGGCGCGGCGTTCCCTGCTCGGTGACCGGCACGGCCCGCACCATGTCGTCCTCGGTCTGCGGGTCGGGCCTGGCCAGCCCGCCGGCCACGCCATAGGGTCTGCACAGATCCAGGCGGGGCGGCCCCCAGCGTCCCCGCTCCCGTGGACGCTCGCGCGGCGGCGCCACCACGACCGAGGTCTGGATCTCCAGCTCGAAGTCGCGCCACCGCTGCCCGTCCACGGTCACGACGGGGTTGTACACCCCCGTGGGCAAACTCCAGTCGTTCACAGGTCCCCCATCGCCGAGCTTCTGCGAGGCAGATGTTAGGGCGGCCCCGCGCGCCGCGCGGGTGAGTTGACCAGATGGAGGAACTCGCCCGCGCCGCGGACACGCGGTCGCGGACCGGGCTCAGGCGACCTCGACGCTGACGGTGTGCCAACCGGTGGCGCCGTCGGGGTCGATCGGGGTGCGGTCGATCACCTGGGTGTAGCCGGTGGCGTCGGTGGCCCGCACCTCGATGGTGTGGGTGCCCGGGGTGGCCTCCCAGTCGTCGATCACCCACTGCCGCCAGGTGTCGGCCGTCGGCGCCTCGGCCAGCCTGGCCTGGCGCCACGGGCCCCGGTCGACGCGGACCTCGACCGCGTCGATGCCCTTGTGCTGTGCCCAGGCGACGCCCGCGATGACGGTGCGTCCCGGCCGGATCGTGGTGCCCTCCTTCGGCAGGTCGATCCGTGACTGCGTCTTGACGGGTCCCTTGGCCGACCAGCCCCGGGGCGTCCAGTAGGCCTCGTCCTGGTCGAACCGGGTCACCTTGATGTCGGTGACCCACTTGGTGGCCGAGACGTAGCCGTAGAGGCCGGGGACGACCTGGCGGACCGGGAACCCGTGGTCGACGGGGAGCGCCTCGCCGTTCATCGCGAAGGCGAGCAGCGCGTTGCGGCCGTCGAGGACGACGTCGGCCGGGGTGCCGCAGGTCCAGCCGTCGGCGGAGGTGCTGAGCAGCATGTCGGCCCCCTTCTGCACACCCGCGTCACGCAGCACGTCGGCGAGGCTGACGCCCAGCCAGCGCGCGTTGCCGATGTAGGGGCCGCCGACCTCGTTGGAGACGCAGCACAGCGTGACGTCGGCCTCGATCACGGTGCGCTTCATCAGGTCGGCGAAGGTGATCTCCACCGGCCGGTCGACCATCCCGTGGATCGTGAGGGTCCAGTCGGCCGGGTCGACCTGGGGCACCACGAGGGCGGTGTCCACCCGGTAGAAGTCGGCGTTCGGGGTGATGAACGACGACAACCCCTTGATCTTGAGGTCGGCTCCGGCGGGGATGGCGGGTGCCGGCTTGGCGGGGCCGGGCAACGCGATACCGGCGCGGGCGACGCCCACCTCGGCCCGGCCGGACAGCATGCGGCCGGCCAGCCCGCCCGCCCCGGCGACGGCCGCGGCACCGAGCACACCGGTCAGCAACCCGCGCCGGTCGAACGCGTACCGGTCGGCGCCGGCGCGCATGACCGGCGGCGTCGACGGGACGTACCGGCCGGCGGGCTCCGGCCGGTCCTGCGGCACGGTGTCCGACGGCCGTGTGGCGTGCGCGTCCCGGGTCACCGACGTGGCGCGGGTGCCGTCCGGGGCCGGGAGGTCCTCCTGCGGCGTGTGCCATCCGGCGTCGTCGAACTCCGCGGTCGCGGGCACGCCGGCGGGGGCGAAGGCGCGGCGGGTGAGCCGGTGCAGGGTGAAGGCGGCGGCGCCGACGCCCACCAGCGTCGGCAGGGCGTCCACCGGGCCGGCGTCCGGGCGGGTCAGCACGGCGGCCACGCCGATGACGCCGAACACGGCCAGTCCGGCCAGGCCCCGGCGGATGTCCCGGGCGGCCAGGAGGCCCACCGCCGCGGCGGCACCGGCGAGGACGAGGAGGATTCCGGTGAGCAGAACGGCCTTGTCGTTCTCACCGAACGTACGGATCGCCCAGTCCTTCAACGCCGCCGGGGTGAGGTCGACGGCCGCGTTGCCGACCGCGACGACCGGGAAGGCCGAGGCCTTGACCAGGCCGGCGGCGAGCAGGGAGACCCCGACCGCCACCGCCCCGGAGACCAGGCCGATCAGCGCCGCGGCCCAGAAGGGCATGCGCCTGTTGCTGTGCATGCCTTCGACGCTACGCCCGTCACGGGCCGCAGGATCTTACGCGCCGATTACAGCCCGGCCCGGTGACGGCTCCTGCGGCGGACGGGTGGCGCCGCGTCGGCCGCTCAGCCGATCGTCTCCGCCAGGACGGGGACCATGGCGCGGAAGGCGCGGCCACGATGGCTGATGGCGTCCTTCTCGCCGGCCGACATCTCGCCGGTCGTGCGGCTCTCGCCGTCGGGCACGAAGATCGGGTCGTAGCCGAAGCCGTTGGTCCCGCGCGGGGCACGAATGATCGTCCCGTGCAGCGTGCCCTCGGTCACCCGTTCCTCCCCCGACGGAAGGGCCAGGGCCGCCGCGCACACGAAGTACGCGCCGCGGTGGCCGTCCGGCACGTCGGACACCTGGGCGAGCAGCAACCGCAGGTTGGCCTCGTCGTCGCCGTGCGTGCCCGACCAGCGGGCGGAGAAGATGCCGGGCATCCCGTTCAGCGCGTCGACGCACAGGCCGGAGTCGTCGGCGATCGCGGGCAGCCCCGACTCCTTGGCCACCGCGTGGGCCTTGAGCAGCGCGTTCTCGGCGAAGGTCAGGCCGGTCTCCGCGACGTCGTCGATCCCGGGGAACGCGTCGAGCCCGACGATCTCCAGCGGGACCGCCGCGTCGGCCAGGATCCGGCGCAGTTCCAGGATCTTCCCGGTGTTCCTGGTGGCCAGGACCACCTTCCTTCCGCCGCTCACGCCAGCGCCTCCCGCTGCACGCGGGTGAGCTCCGCGCACCCGGCGATCCCGAGGTCGAGCAGTTGGTCCAGTGCGCCGCGGTCGAACGGCTTGCCCTCGGCCGTGCCCTGGACCTCGACGAAGTCACCGGAGCCGGTCATCACCACGTTCATGTCGGTCTCGGCCGCGACGTCCTCGGTGTAGCAGAGGTCGAGCATCGGCGTCGTCCCGACGACACCGACCGAGACCGCGGCGACCGACCCGATGAGCGGGTCGCCGGGGCACATCTTCCGCCCGCGCATCCACGCGACCGCGTCGGCCAACGCCACGTAGGCCCCGGTGATCGCGGCGGTGCGGGTGCCGCCGTCGGCCTGGAGGACGTCGCAGTCGATGACGACCGAGTTCTCCCCCAGTGCCTTGTAGTCGACGCAGGCGCGCAGGGAACGGCCGATCAGGCGGGAGATCTCGTGCGTCCGGCCGCCGATCCTCCCCCGCACCGACTCGCGGTCGTTGCGGGTGTTCGTGGCCCGCGGCAGCATGGCGTACTCTGCCGTGACCCAGCCCTGCCCGCTGCCCCTGCGCCAGCGGGGCACGCTGTCCTGAACGGAGGCGGCACAGAGCACCTTGGTGCCGCCGAACTCGACGAGCACCGACCCCTCGGCGTGGGCGAGCCAGCCGCGGGTGATGGTGACGGGGCGGAGTTGATCGGGAGAACGTCCATCTGCACGAGCCATGAAGCTCACCCTAGGTCATAGCGGGCCCCGCTCCGCGCGAGCTCCATCTGGCCGGAGAATCCGCCCCGGGTGGCGTCCTCCAGCACCCGGCCGGAGTCGTTCCAGGGCACCAGATGAGTCAGCACCAGGGTCTCCACGTCGGCCTTGGCCGCGTGCTCGGCCGCCTGCCGTCCGCTCAGGTGCAGGCCGGTGGGGAGGTCGGGGCGGTCCACCAGCGACGCCTCGCACAGCAGCACGTCGGCCCCCGCAGCCAGTTTGACCAGTTCCGCGGACTCACCGGTGTCGCCGGAGTAGACCACCGACCGCCCCCCGTGGGACACCCGGAACCCGTAGGTCTCCACCGGGTGGTTCATCGGCGCGGCCGTCACCTCGAACGGGCCCACCTCGAACGTCCCCGGTGTCAGCGTGTGGAAGTCGAAGGCCGTGTCCAGCGACGGCTCGGCCGGCATGGCGTAGGCCGCGTTGAGCCGCCCGCGCGCGTCCGCGGGCCCGTGGACCGGCACCTTGGGCAGCGGGCCCTGCGCGGAGTAGGTGCGCACCACGTGGTACGGGCACATGTCGAGGCAGTGGTCGGCGTGCAGGTGGGACAGGCATATCGCGTCCACGTCGTACAGGCCGATGTGCCTCTGCAGCGCGCCGAGCGCGCCGTTGCCGAAGTCGAGCAGCATGCGGAACCCCTCAGCCTCCAGCAGGTAGCAGGACGAGGGGCTGTCCGGGCCGGGGAAACTCCCCGAACACCCGATGATCGTCAATTTCACGGCGGCCTCCTACGTTCGGGTTGCGGCGCCGCGCGTCGCGGTCCGGGCACCGCTGAACGACCTCCGTTCAGCCCCCTGCCCGCCGTGTTCCCGCGCTCCGGGGTCCGGAACGCGGGAACGCGCTCACACGCGGTGTCCGTTGTTCGAGACATCTCCCACCACGGCGACCTCGACTGCCTGGATCTCGGGCCCGAGGAACCTGCGGCCCAGGTCGGCGAAGAGACTCGCGTCGCCCGTGGTGCGGAAACGGTGCCGTGGCTCGCCCCCTACGGCGGCCAGGCCCCGGTCGTGCAGGATCCGGTAGACGTCCTTCGCCGTCTCGTCGGCGCTGGACACCAGCGTGACGCCGTCCCCT contains:
- a CDS encoding toxin glutamine deamidase domain-containing protein, with product MNDWSLPTGVYNPVVTVDGQRWRDFELEIQTSVVVAPPRERPRERGRWGPPRLDLCRPYGVAGGLARPDPQTEDDMVRAVPVTEQGTPRRFPDPRGMWIRMINGTGPADDPFRATNAVDCALAVLSTWYGAPAVAAPRRPEYDRLGKPLLSGETGGVLRAERWLGQRFQYVGQGRHSYVPIAQALLAGGHGSAAIIINRWPAGGSHAWNAVNFNGEVIWIDAQRGHMAVEPPYESVTGVFCVVIDREGRRL
- a CDS encoding molybdopterin-dependent oxidoreductase translates to MHSNRRMPFWAAALIGLVSGAVAVGVSLLAAGLVKASAFPVVAVGNAAVDLTPAALKDWAIRTFGENDKAVLLTGILLVLAGAAAAVGLLAARDIRRGLAGLAVFGVIGVAAVLTRPDAGPVDALPTLVGVGAAAFTLHRLTRRAFAPAGVPATAEFDDAGWHTPQEDLPAPDGTRATSVTRDAHATRPSDTVPQDRPEPAGRYVPSTPPVMRAGADRYAFDRRGLLTGVLGAAAVAGAGGLAGRMLSGRAEVGVARAGIALPGPAKPAPAIPAGADLKIKGLSSFITPNADFYRVDTALVVPQVDPADWTLTIHGMVDRPVEITFADLMKRTVIEADVTLCCVSNEVGGPYIGNARWLGVSLADVLRDAGVQKGADMLLSTSADGWTCGTPADVVLDGRNALLAFAMNGEALPVDHGFPVRQVVPGLYGYVSATKWVTDIKVTRFDQDEAYWTPRGWSAKGPVKTQSRIDLPKEGTTIRPGRTVIAGVAWAQHKGIDAVEVRVDRGPWRQARLAEAPTADTWRQWVIDDWEATPGTHTIEVRATDATGYTQVIDRTPIDPDGATGWHTVSVEVA
- the rdgB gene encoding RdgB/HAM1 family non-canonical purine NTP pyrophosphatase; translation: MSGGRKVVLATRNTGKILELRRILADAAVPLEIVGLDAFPGIDDVAETGLTFAENALLKAHAVAKESGLPAIADDSGLCVDALNGMPGIFSARWSGTHGDDEANLRLLLAQVSDVPDGHRGAYFVCAAALALPSGEERVTEGTLHGTIIRAPRGTNGFGYDPIFVPDGESRTTGEMSAGEKDAISHRGRAFRAMVPVLAETIG
- the rph gene encoding ribonuclease PH yields the protein MARADGRSPDQLRPVTITRGWLAHAEGSVLVEFGGTKVLCAASVQDSVPRWRRGSGQGWVTAEYAMLPRATNTRNDRESVRGRIGGRTHEISRLIGRSLRACVDYKALGENSVVIDCDVLQADGGTRTAAITGAYVALADAVAWMRGRKMCPGDPLIGSVAAVSVGVVGTTPMLDLCYTEDVAAETDMNVVMTGSGDFVEVQGTAEGKPFDRGALDQLLDLGIAGCAELTRVQREALA
- a CDS encoding MBL fold metallo-hydrolase, with protein sequence MKLTIIGCSGSFPGPDSPSSCYLLEAEGFRMLLDFGNGALGALQRHIGLYDVDAICLSHLHADHCLDMCPYHVVRTYSAQGPLPKVPVHGPADARGRLNAAYAMPAEPSLDTAFDFHTLTPGTFEVGPFEVTAAPMNHPVETYGFRVSHGGRSVVYSGDTGESAELVKLAAGADVLLCEASLVDRPDLPTGLHLSGRQAAEHAAKADVETLVLTHLVPWNDSGRVLEDATRGGFSGQMELARSGARYDLG